In one window of Thermodesulfobacteriota bacterium DNA:
- a CDS encoding radical SAM protein has product MKIVLVDPPFEEELSVGASKSIQKVLNVIPALGLAYVAAYAERAGYEVKIFDCTLGMSHSELVEALKRERPGVIGITGTTPSSVSMYRVARDARGILPGALIVGGGAHMTALPGEAMASAPFDAGVIGEGEETFLALVRHFEEHGRRNFGDVQGIVFREEEKVRSTGRRPFIKDLDSLPFPARHLLPPLSAYRPTPASYRKLPLGVMITSRGCPFQCTFCDRAVFGTTYRVRSAANVMDEVEELIGRYGAREIRFFDDTLTMNKKRVFEICDEFEKRKIRIPWTCLTRVSSVTLEMLKRMKQAGCWQVLYGLESGDEGMLNLLSKGITLKQSEDATRWAKQIGLSVRADFIVGTPGETLDSMKKTLDFAKRLKVDYAHFNKFVPLPGTELYNSLTSKGYKFDFTKSSSILDHSALLYVPEGIDPDAYRKYLDRMYRSFYLRPSYILRRLLSIRSLDQLKGQVNGFFAIFEL; this is encoded by the coding sequence ATGAAGATCGTACTCGTAGACCCCCCATTCGAAGAAGAGCTCTCGGTCGGCGCGAGCAAGAGCATCCAGAAGGTATTGAACGTCATCCCGGCCCTCGGCCTCGCCTACGTCGCCGCCTATGCAGAGAGGGCCGGCTACGAGGTCAAGATATTCGACTGCACCCTCGGCATGTCCCATTCGGAGCTTGTCGAGGCGCTTAAAAGGGAGCGCCCTGGCGTCATAGGCATAACCGGCACGACCCCTTCGTCCGTGAGCATGTACAGGGTGGCCAGGGATGCCCGGGGCATCCTGCCTGGTGCCTTGATTGTGGGCGGCGGCGCGCACATGACCGCGCTCCCCGGCGAGGCTATGGCCTCCGCGCCGTTTGACGCCGGCGTAATCGGCGAGGGCGAGGAGACCTTTCTGGCCCTGGTGCGGCACTTCGAGGAGCACGGGCGCAGGAACTTTGGCGACGTCCAGGGCATAGTCTTCAGGGAGGAGGAGAAGGTCAGATCGACGGGCAGGCGCCCATTCATAAAAGACCTGGACAGCCTTCCTTTTCCCGCCAGACACCTCCTCCCGCCTCTTTCGGCCTACAGGCCGACTCCTGCGTCCTACAGGAAGCTGCCTCTCGGGGTCATGATAACCTCGAGGGGATGCCCTTTCCAGTGCACGTTCTGCGACCGGGCCGTATTCGGCACCACCTACCGGGTGCGGAGCGCGGCCAACGTGATGGACGAGGTCGAGGAGCTTATTGGCAGGTACGGCGCACGGGAGATAAGGTTTTTCGACGACACGCTCACCATGAACAAGAAGCGCGTCTTCGAGATATGCGACGAGTTCGAAAAGAGGAAGATAAGGATACCCTGGACGTGCCTGACGCGCGTCAGCTCCGTTACTCTTGAGATGCTCAAGAGGATGAAGCAGGCGGGCTGCTGGCAGGTCCTCTACGGCCTCGAATCCGGCGACGAGGGGATGCTCAATCTCTTGAGCAAGGGTATAACCCTAAAGCAGAGCGAGGACGCGACCAGGTGGGCCAAGCAGATCGGCCTGAGCGTCAGGGCCGACTTCATCGTGGGCACGCCCGGGGAGACCCTCGATAGCATGAAAAAAACCCTCGATTTCGCCAAGCGGCTCAAGGTCGACTACGCCCACTTCAACAAGTTCGTCCCGCTCCCCGGGACCGAGCTTTACAACAGCCTAACCTCCAAGGGATATAAATTCGACTTCACGAAGAGCTCGAGCATACTCGACCACTCGGCCCTGCTGTACGTGCCTGAGGGCATAGACCCCGATGCCTACAGGAAATACCTCGACCGGATGTACCGGAGCTTCTATCTCCGGCCCTCCTATATCCTGAGAAGGCTCCTCTCCATAAGGTCGCTTGACCAGCTCAAAGGCCAGGTGAACGGCTTCTTCGCCATCTTCGAACTTTGA
- a CDS encoding cytochrome D1 domain-containing protein — MALTGVLKLAILAVSLAASVPAFAEEAAPKLSDSEFARAKQIYFDRCAGCHGTLRKGATGPNLEPEKTRVIPVESLAIILAEGTAGGMPPWKDILSNEEMELVSRYLHLDPPLPPEWSMDQVRESWKLVVPVDKRPQSPPKRNWQNYFGVIQRDVGQVSIIDGDTKEVLSTLDTGFAVHILRTSASGRYMYSIGRDGKATMIDLWMDPPGIAAEIKTGIDARSIDTSKYKGELGDFTDTYAVVGNYWPPHYVIMKGDTLEPLKIVSTRGYTYDTNEFHPEPRVASIVSSHNAPEFVLNIKETGVVLLVDYSKLDAGTVTETKINAERFLHDGGWDSTKRYFLVAANMRNKVAAIDTLERKLTALIETGNKPHPGRGANWIDPEYGPVWATPHMGEPMVAVIGTDPEGHPEHAWKVVRKIPVAGNGLFIKTHPKSDNIWIDNILSKDAEVAQTLTVISKSDIGAEPVNLRLSDWGKLVHMEYNRAGDEVWVSVWEREGEIIVIDDKTREIKNRIKLATPTGKFNVYNTMMDIY; from the coding sequence ATGGCCCTAACTGGCGTCCTCAAGCTCGCTATTCTCGCCGTTTCCCTTGCAGCATCCGTTCCGGCCTTTGCGGAGGAGGCCGCGCCCAAGCTTTCAGATTCGGAATTCGCCAGGGCCAAGCAGATATACTTTGACAGGTGCGCCGGATGCCACGGCACCCTTAGGAAGGGGGCGACCGGGCCCAACCTGGAGCCCGAAAAGACGCGGGTGATACCGGTAGAATCGCTGGCCATCATACTCGCCGAAGGCACCGCCGGAGGCATGCCGCCCTGGAAGGACATACTCTCGAACGAGGAGATGGAGCTGGTATCCAGGTACCTGCACCTCGACCCGCCGCTTCCGCCTGAATGGAGCATGGACCAGGTAAGGGAGTCATGGAAGCTCGTGGTCCCTGTCGACAAGAGGCCCCAAAGCCCCCCGAAGAGGAACTGGCAGAACTACTTCGGCGTCATACAGAGGGACGTGGGCCAGGTCAGCATAATAGACGGCGACACCAAGGAGGTACTCTCCACCCTTGATACTGGGTTCGCGGTCCATATCCTGCGCACGTCGGCATCGGGCAGGTACATGTACTCCATAGGCCGGGACGGAAAGGCCACCATGATAGACCTCTGGATGGACCCGCCCGGCATAGCAGCCGAGATAAAGACAGGCATAGACGCGCGCTCGATAGACACGAGCAAGTACAAGGGCGAACTCGGGGACTTTACCGACACCTACGCGGTGGTCGGCAATTACTGGCCGCCGCATTATGTGATCATGAAAGGAGACACCCTCGAGCCGCTCAAGATCGTAAGCACGAGGGGTTACACCTACGACACGAACGAGTTCCACCCCGAGCCGAGGGTCGCCTCGATAGTATCGTCACATAACGCGCCCGAGTTCGTCCTGAACATAAAAGAAACCGGGGTCGTCCTCCTTGTGGACTACAGCAAGCTCGACGCAGGGACCGTGACCGAAACCAAGATAAACGCCGAACGATTCCTGCATGACGGCGGCTGGGACTCTACCAAGCGCTACTTCCTCGTTGCCGCTAACATGAGGAACAAGGTCGCGGCCATAGACACCCTGGAAAGAAAACTTACCGCCCTAATAGAGACAGGGAACAAGCCGCACCCCGGGAGGGGCGCCAACTGGATAGACCCCGAGTACGGCCCTGTCTGGGCCACCCCGCACATGGGCGAGCCAATGGTGGCCGTCATAGGCACGGACCCCGAGGGGCACCCCGAGCACGCCTGGAAGGTCGTAAGGAAGATACCGGTTGCCGGGAACGGGCTCTTCATCAAGACCCACCCGAAGAGCGACAATATCTGGATCGACAATATCCTCAGCAAGGACGCGGAGGTCGCACAGACGCTCACGGTCATAAGCAAGAGCGACATCGGAGCTGAGCCGGTAAACCTCCGGCTCAGCGACTGGGGCAAGCTGGTCCATATGGAGTACAACCGGGCGGGCGACGAGGTGTGGGTATCTGTCTGGGAAAGGGAGGGCGAGATAATCGTAATAGACGACAAGACCCGGGAGATAAAGAATAGAATCAAGCTCGCCACCCCCACGGGAAAGTTCAACGTCTACAATACGATGATGGACATATATTGA